The following DNA comes from Pseudodesulfovibrio alkaliphilus.
TCGCGGAGAGCGTTTCCGGCACCCGGAAAAAACTCATACCATCCCGGTAAAAAGTCGAGTATGCAGACCGGGGAACACGGTTCGAGCGTGTCCAAAACGCCCATCGGGCGAAGCCGACCTCCGGCGTGAACCGTGTCCGACCATCTGCCAAGGAGCCTTTATGCATCTGACAGGTTACGTGGCCCTGCTGTTCTCCCTGCTGTCATTTCTCTTTCTTGCCGCCTGGGCCGGATTCGCGGCCTGGAGCCGCAAGGACGAGGCCCTGGTCCTTGTGGAGCGGGGACAGATTCTCGCCGCTGCGGGCGTGGCCTTCTCCTCCCTGCTGCTGCTCATAGCCCTGGGCTCGCGCGACTACTCCTTCCGCTATGTCTACGACACTGTGGACAACGCCCTTCCCTTCATCTACACCCTGACCGCCTTCTGGGGCGGCCGCGAGGGATCGCTGCTTTTTTGGGAGCTGCTCATCGCCGTGTCCGGCGTCATTTTTCTCTATTCACCGAGCTACAAGATGCTGGCCCCGAGGACCAAGCTCTTTTTCTGGATGTTCTTCCTTACAGTGCAGGGCTTCTTCCTGCTCCTGCTGACCGGGTGGAGCAATCCCTTCATCGAGATCGTACCTGCCCCGGCAGACGGGCGCGGCCTCAACCCGCTGCTGCGCAACCCGGGCATGATCTTCCACCCCCCGCTCCTGTTCATCGGCTTTGCCTGGTACACCGTTCCGGCTGCCTGCGCCCTGGCCGCAAGCATCGCTGGCGAGGAGAAATCCTGGGTCACCATCTGTCGCAACTGGAACATCCTGGCCTGGGCATTTTTGGGCGCAGGCATCATCCTGGGCGGCTGGTGGTCGTACATGGAGCTTGGCTGGGGCGGCTACTGGGCATGGGACCCGGTGGAAAACGCCTCCATCATCCCCTGGTTCGTGGGCACGGCCCTGCTCCACACGGCGCTGATCGAAGCGAGACGCAACGCCCTGCAGCGGACCAACGTGTTTCTCATGTCACTGACCTTCCTGCTGTGCATCTTCGCCACCTACCTGACCCGCTCCGGCGTCATCGACTCCCTGCACACCTTTGGCGAGTCCCCCGTTTCCGCGCCCCTGTTCTGGAGCATGGTCTTCTGGCTGGTGCTGACCACACTGATCGTCTTTGTCAGCGAACGCCACACCCGCCGCACCCTGTCCGATTTCATGAGCCGACAGGGAATACTGGTGATCACGGCCTGGTTCCTGCTGGCGCTGGGAGCGGTGGTGACCATCGGTACCATGTGGCCGGTCATCAGCAGGCTGTGGACCGCACACCCCATGGGGCTCGACGCCAACTTCTACAACCGCGTCTGCCTGCCCTTCATGGCCGTACTGGTGCTGATATTCAGCTACTGCCCCTGGCTGGGCTGGAAGGGCGGTCTGCGCGACACCAGGGGCGTCATCATCGTGACCGTGGCCCTGGTTGCATCCCTGGCCGGATTCCTGGCCATGGGCTTCACCAAACCCCTGGCGGCCTTTTCCGCCGCCTCGTCCGTGGCGGCACTGGTCAGCATTGCGACCCTCTTCGCGCTTCAACCCGCCATGCGTACCTCCCGCCAATCCTGGGGGGCTTACGGCATCCACCTCGGCATGGTGCTCATGGCACTGGGCATCACCTTTTCCGGCCCCTACAAGGTTGAGAGCGAATATGTCATGAGCGAAGGCGATACTGTGGTCCTGGAAGACTACGAGATCACCTACGTCAGTGTGGCCGAGGACTCGACCCCGGAGCTGCGGGCCAGAGCCACGGCAGTGCTTGAGGTCTCGCGGGACGGGAAGGTGCTCGGACAAATGCGTCCTGACAAGCGCATCTACGTCAACTTCGAACGCCAGCAGTTCGCCGAGGCGGACACGGTCTTCAGTCTGGGCAACGAACTGTACGCCACCCTGCTAGGATTCACCGAAGACCACAAGGCGAGCTTCAAACTCAGCGTCAATCCCCTGGTCAACTGGATAT
Coding sequences within:
- a CDS encoding heme lyase CcmF/NrfE family subunit, giving the protein MHLTGYVALLFSLLSFLFLAAWAGFAAWSRKDEALVLVERGQILAAAGVAFSSLLLLIALGSRDYSFRYVYDTVDNALPFIYTLTAFWGGREGSLLFWELLIAVSGVIFLYSPSYKMLAPRTKLFFWMFFLTVQGFFLLLLTGWSNPFIEIVPAPADGRGLNPLLRNPGMIFHPPLLFIGFAWYTVPAACALAASIAGEEKSWVTICRNWNILAWAFLGAGIILGGWWSYMELGWGGYWAWDPVENASIIPWFVGTALLHTALIEARRNALQRTNVFLMSLTFLLCIFATYLTRSGVIDSLHTFGESPVSAPLFWSMVFWLVLTTLIVFVSERHTRRTLSDFMSRQGILVITAWFLLALGAVVTIGTMWPVISRLWTAHPMGLDANFYNRVCLPFMAVLVLIFSYCPWLGWKGGLRDTRGVIIVTVALVASLAGFLAMGFTKPLAAFSAASSVAALVSIATLFALQPAMRTSRQSWGAYGIHLGMVLMALGITFSGPYKVESEYVMSEGDTVVLEDYEITYVSVAEDSTPELRARATAVLEVSRDGKVLGQMRPDKRIYVNFERQQFAEADTVFSLGNELYATLLGFTEDHKASFKLSVNPLVNWIWIGGTILCMMPLLILRRIRRPEAHG